GCCTTCAGCAGATCGCGCTGCCGTGTCGCCATGATGGGTGTTCCTTTCCCTCTGTGTGGCCCGTTCGGGCCGTTCTGGGGCGCTCTACTTGGCGCCGATCTCGTGGTTTGCCATAAGTTCGAGGGCCCGCACCAGTGCCGAATGATCCCAGGCATTGCCGCCGTTGGCCGAGCAGGTGTTGAACAGCTCCTGGCAGGTGGCGGTGTTTGGCAAGGCCACCTTCAGCTCGCGGGCACCCTGGAGCGCCAGATTGAGGTCCTTCTGGTGCAGCTCGATGCGGAAGCCGGGGTCGAAGGTCCGCTTGATCATCCGCTCGCCGTGGACCTCCAGGATCTTGGAGCTGGCGAAGCCGCCCATCAGGGCCTGCCGGACCTTGGCGGGATCGGCGCCGGCCTTGGAGGCGAACAGCAGCGCCTCGCCGACCGCCTCGATGGTCAGCGCCACGATGATCTGGTTGGCGACCTTGGTGGTCTGGCCGTCGCCGTTGCCGCCGACCAGCGTGACGTTCTTGCCCATCAGGTCGAACAGCGGCTTGACCTTGTCGAACACGGCCTGCTCGCCGCCGACCATGATGGTGAGCGTCCCGGCCTTGGCCCCGACCTCACCGCCGGAAACCGGCGCGTCCAGATAGTCGCAGCCCAGCTCGTTCACCCGCCGGGCGAACTCCTTGGTCGCCATGGGGGCGATCGAACTCATGTCGACCACGACCTTGCCGGACCCGAGGCCCGAAGCGACGCCATCGGTGCCGAAGAGCGTCTCCTCGACGTCGGGGGTGTCGGGGACCATCAGGATGATGACGTCGGCGGCCTCGGCGACCGCGCGGCGGGTGTCGACCACCTTGGCACCGCCCTTGAGCAGCTCATCCGGGATGGGCGAGCGGTGCTTGACCACGATCAGTTCGTGGCCGGCCGACAGGATGTGCCCCGCCATGGGGCGGCCCATGATGCCGAGCCCGATGAAACCTACCTTCATGTCTCTTCTCCTTGGTTATCCGGTTGGCGGCCCGGTGCGGGCCAGTCCTCGGCCAGCATGATCCTCTGGACTCCGGCCAGATGCCCGCGCATCGCGTCGCGCGCCGCGGGTCCATCGCGGCGGCCCAGCGCGTCGAGGATGCGGGCATGCTCCGCCAGCGACGCCCGATGGTTCTCGGGCAGGCCGCTGCGCCGGCTCAGCCCGTCGAAGATCGGTTCGCCGGACTCGTCCCACAGCCGGTCGACCATCGAGGCCAGCACGGAGTTGCCGGTCGCCCGGGCGATGCGGGCGTGGAACAGGCGGTCGGCGGCCCGGACGTCCTGGCCGGCATCGACCCCTTCCCGCATCCGGTCCAGCGCCTCGGCGATGGAGGCGAGATCGTCGGCGGTGGCGCAACCGGCGGCGGCGAAGGCGACCTCCGGCTCGATCAGCAGGCGCGCGGCGATCAAGTCGAACGGGCTCGGACCGATGTCGGGCGACGAAAAGATCGGCGATGCCCCTTGCGGAGCCTTGCGGACGTAGGCGCCGGACCCGGTCCGAACCTCGACGAGGCCGGCGATCTCCAGCGCGATCATGGCTTCGCGCACCGTCGGGCGGCTGACGCCGAGCTGGCGCGCGAGGTCGCGTTCGGGGGGCAGGCGGTGGCCCGGCGGGAACTCGCCCCGCCGGATCAGGTCGCCGAGCTGGCCGGCGACCTGCTGGTACAGCCGCTGCGTCTCTACGGTCTGGATGGGCAGCTCAAGGTCCTCCGGCTTCCGGCTCGGTGATCCCGGCGGACGCTCAGCGATCGTCGGACGACAGCGGACGGGGCCGGCGTTCCGGCGGGGTATAGTTCATCGGGGCGAAGCTGCCGCCCTGGTACCGTTGGCCCACGGCGTCGATCGGGTTGGGCTTCGGCAGGATCTCGGCGGCGTAGTCCTCCGCGTTCTGGCGCGGGTGGTAGCCCAGCCGCTCGGCACCCGAATTGTCCCAGTAGGAGCGCGTGTTGGCCGAGACGCCCCAGACGGCAAGATAGTCGACGTCGGGCGCCGTGACGCAGCGGACGATCAGTTCGATCATGTCCTCGTGGCCGAGCCAGGTGCTGAGATGGCGGAACTGGGTCGGCCGCTCCTCGGCGGAGCCGATCCGCAGGCTGATCCCCTCGATGCCGTGCTTGTCCCAGTACATACGGGTCATGGCCTCGCCCCAGACCTTGCTGAGGCCGTAGAGGCCGTCGGGCCGGTAGTCGCAGCCGAGGCCCAGCTTTTCCTCGACCGGGTGCATGCCGGTCGCATGGTTGGAACTGGCGAAGACGATGCGCCGCACGCCGTGCCGACGGGCTCCCTCGTAGACCTCGTACAGGGCGCGCAGGTTGTTCTCGATGATCTCGGGCAGCGGTTTCTCGTTGCTGGTCCCGGCCATGTGGACCAGCACGTCGGTGCCGACGAGCAGCCGGTCCACCACCGCCGGGTCGCGCAGGTCGCCGTGGCAGACCTCCTCCTCCGGCGAGATCGGGTCGAGAGGACGGGAACCGCCGGCGGAGCGGAGACCGAAACCGCGGGCCAGCAACGCCGGGCGCAGCACGCGCCCGATGGAGCCGCTGCCCCCGGACAGGGCGATTTTCGTCATTGCGGCGGGCCTTCGGTGTCGGCGTGGCGTGAGAAGGTGCCTGACGGCGGCATCGGCATTTCCCCCATCCCTGGTTGCAGGCCCGTCTTGCTGTCGCGGGCCTTCGGCATGCCGATGAGTGTCGATGAAACAGGCACGCCCGTCAACCGGCTAAATGGCCGGGTGGCCTTACCAATTAACCGACGGTACCTTCAGGCCCTGCGCTCCTGCGCCAGCAGGTAGAGGCCCGATGCGATGATGATCGCGGCGCCGGCGAAGGTCCAGGGCGACGGGACATGGCCGAAAACCAGGTATCCCAGCGTCACCATGCCGATGATCTGCGCATAGGTGAAGGGAGCCAGGACGGAGGCCGGAACATGCCGGTGGGCAAGGATGAGCAGGAAGTGCCCTGCCGCACCGAAGAAACCGGCGCCCGCCAGCATGGCCCAGGTCGCCAGATCGGGCGGCGGCACCCACACGACGTAGAGCAAGGGCAGCAAGGCGACCGTCGGAAAGGCGGCCATGACAAGCAGCATGCTGCCCGGCGAGTCCGACTGGGCGAGCGACCGGGTCATGATGACATACCCGGCGCTGGTGGCGGCGGACGCCAGCGACAGCAGCACCGCCCAATGGACTTCCGCGACGCCGGGACGGGTGACCACCAGGATTCCCGCGAAACCGACCGCGATGGCGGCCCAGCGCCTCGGACCGACCGTCTCCTTCAGGAACAGGACCGACAGGATCGCGATGAACAGCGGCCCCAGGAACTGGATCGTCACCGTTTCGACCAGTTGAAGGTGACGCAGCGCCATGAAGTTGAGTCCGGTGCACAGCGTCAGGAGGGCCGCGCGGCCGATCTGGGCGAGCGGCCGGGTCATCCGCCACGCCGACCGGGAACGCCACGGGTTCAGGAAAACCATGGCGAGGACGAAGTGGACCGCGTAGCGGAACCACACGACCTCGACCGTCGGCACATGCCGGCTGCTGAGCTTGGCCAGCGTGTCCAGGAAGCAGAACAGAGTCACCGCCGC
This Skermanella mucosa DNA region includes the following protein-coding sequences:
- the glxR gene encoding 2-hydroxy-3-oxopropionate reductase, with the protein product MKVGFIGLGIMGRPMAGHILSAGHELIVVKHRSPIPDELLKGGAKVVDTRRAVAEAADVIILMVPDTPDVEETLFGTDGVASGLGSGKVVVDMSSIAPMATKEFARRVNELGCDYLDAPVSGGEVGAKAGTLTIMVGGEQAVFDKVKPLFDLMGKNVTLVGGNGDGQTTKVANQIIVALTIEAVGEALLFASKAGADPAKVRQALMGGFASSKILEVHGERMIKRTFDPGFRIELHQKDLNLALQGARELKVALPNTATCQELFNTCSANGGNAWDHSALVRALELMANHEIGAK
- a CDS encoding FadR/GntR family transcriptional regulator, coding for MIAARLLIEPEVAFAAAGCATADDLASIAEALDRMREGVDAGQDVRAADRLFHARIARATGNSVLASMVDRLWDESGEPIFDGLSRRSGLPENHRASLAEHARILDALGRRDGPAARDAMRGHLAGVQRIMLAEDWPAPGRQPDNQGEET
- a CDS encoding NAD-dependent epimerase/dehydratase family protein, with the translated sequence MTKIALSGGSGSIGRVLRPALLARGFGLRSAGGSRPLDPISPEEEVCHGDLRDPAVVDRLLVGTDVLVHMAGTSNEKPLPEIIENNLRALYEVYEGARRHGVRRIVFASSNHATGMHPVEEKLGLGCDYRPDGLYGLSKVWGEAMTRMYWDKHGIEGISLRIGSAEERPTQFRHLSTWLGHEDMIELIVRCVTAPDVDYLAVWGVSANTRSYWDNSGAERLGYHPRQNAEDYAAEILPKPNPIDAVGQRYQGGSFAPMNYTPPERRPRPLSSDDR
- a CDS encoding DMT family transporter, giving the protein MTQAQAQTLTDPTPVDAALARSRRLQGIGLAVAAVTLFCFLDTLAKLSSRHVPTVEVVWFRYAVHFVLAMVFLNPWRSRSAWRMTRPLAQIGRAALLTLCTGLNFMALRHLQLVETVTIQFLGPLFIAILSVLFLKETVGPRRWAAIAVGFAGILVVTRPGVAEVHWAVLLSLASAATSAGYVIMTRSLAQSDSPGSMLLVMAAFPTVALLPLLYVVWVPPPDLATWAMLAGAGFFGAAGHFLLILAHRHVPASVLAPFTYAQIIGMVTLGYLVFGHVPSPWTFAGAAIIIASGLYLLAQERRA